The following DNA comes from Castanea sativa cultivar Marrone di Chiusa Pesio chromosome 10, ASM4071231v1.
TCGGCATACATCcgagaaaactttttgctacGTAAACCTCTTGTGCATGTGAATCGTGGATCTAGCTTATCATTTGTGTTATCtcatatccataaaacctaggtttcaagcccattctttagaaatttcattgtattgggctttttgggcagGTTCCCTTCATACCGTTGGGTCTAGGTGCAAATTTtgaccttacaattggcgtcgtttGTGGGAAATCTTGTGTTTGTGGAAGGGTAATATGATGGCAGGCTCAGGTCCACGCCATGCAAAGTCTTTGGGGTCCCAACATGAAGACCACTTCCAACATCTTGAGCGGGAGAAAGATTGGGAGGACAGTGTGCAAACAGGGCACACCACTAGGAGTCATTCACGGAGTGGAAGCAGAATTCCTCACAAAGatgatgctaaggccatgcagaaagaGATTAACCATCCGAAGAAGAAGCTACGTCGTGCAAGACAGAGACGAACACCCTCTTTTTCTAACCCTTCTTCCGAAGACTCCCAAGGTAGTAGTTATAGGCCTAGGTCAAGGACTCTTCCTAGTGAATCTTTCTCGTATGAGGAGGATGATCCTCATGGTCGAAAGGGCAAGAAATCttcctccaggggcttgggaaacgatgctatgagcaggGCATTGCACCAAATTTCCAAGTCACCTTTCACACGCAGGGTAGAGAAAGGAAAGCTTCCTCGGCGCTTCACCCAACCAAATTTCACTATCTATAACGGCTAAAGAGATCCTATAGAACATGTGAATCATTTTAATTAGAGAATGGTGATACActctaaaaatgaaactttaatgtgcaaagtcttcccctctaacttgggacctgttgcgatgaggtggttcaatggcctAAGAGAAAATTCTATTGATTCCTTCATGGAACTCATTAGGGCCTTTAGATCTCGTTTCATCACCTACAGTAGAGTTCCTTGGCCTTTGGATTCATtgttgtccatggccatgagggaaggggaaaccctgaagaCATATTCTGACAGATATTAGGAGATGTTTAATAAGATCGATGGTGActttgacgaggtggcgatcaatacttttaaggttGGTTTGCCAACTGAGcatgacttaaggaaatctctgaccaaaaagcctgtaaAGAGTGTACGTCAGCTCATGGATCACATTGATTAATACAAACgagttgaggaagatcaacagcaaggtAAGGGGAAAGTGAAGGTTATCCCCCCAgaaagaagggatttcaggttggacAGATACAATAACAATAGGACCTAGAGAGATTTTGCTGGGCAATCTAGTCTAGTCCCTTCTCAGATAGTTAATATTGTGTTTCGTGAGCCTGTGCAGCAGGTGTTGGAGAAAATCCGTCATGAACCATACTTTAAGTGGCCCAACAAGATGGTCAGGGACCCCATGAAGCGTAATCAGaacctccattgccattatcatcaatagaggggtcataccactgagAATCGTAGGACCTTATGGAATCATTGGAGCAGCTAGTTAAGGAGGGTAGGTTAAAGCAGTTTCTGTATCAGCCCAATGGGCAGGGAGATCATTCGGGTTCGGTGAATTAGGGTAACAATGCTTCAAGGCCTCCCTTAGGTacgatcaatgttatttttgctattcCAAGTAGGACTGGTTCTCGTCCTTTCAAGGTGATGTCTGTGGCACGAACCTTTGTCGAGGAGTCTAACTCtgagccgaagaggattaaagggAATGTCCCACCTACTCTGAGCTTCTCGGAAGAAGATAAGATCGGAACTATCtaaccccatgatgatgctttggtggtcaCGTTAAGGATAGGAGGCTATGATGCGAAGAGGGTAATGGTGGACCAAGGCAatggtgcggatattatgtatcTCGACCTGTACAAGGGGCTGAAGTTAAAGTTTGAGGATTTGACGACTTATGATTCACCattgataagctttgaagggaaggctgttGTACCAATGGGCTAGATTAGATTGCATGTACAGTTAGGTTCCGAGGTTGTGGAAATGGACTTCATTATGGTGGATGCCTATTTTCCCTATACAGCCATTATTACAAGACCTTGGCTTCATGCTTTAGGTGCGGTTTCTTCAAAGCTGCATTTTAAGGTAAAGTTTCCTTCAGGTGATCAAATTGAAGAATTAGTTAGAGTCAGTCTATGGCCAAACAATGCATGGCGGCTACAATTCTACATTAGCCTAGACAAGAGTCATCGGCCACGACTAAGGGGGGCTCATAGCAATCAATGTTTTCTGCCACACCCAAGATGGCAGATGTAGAAGAACCTACGTGTGAAGAGTTGGAGAAGGTTCTTATCGACGACGATCCtaaaaaattctttcaggtAGGAATTCAGCTGCCACTTCAGGAGAAAGCGGAGTtagttatgtttttgaaaaagaatgcggatgtgtttgcatggaatgcttatgaggctccaggggTTGATCCGAATTTCATTTGTCGCCACTTGAATGTCAATGCGGCTGTGGTGCTGAGGAAGCAACCACCTCGACACTTATCTAAAGAGCATGCTGAGGCTATCAAGGAAGAAGTACTTAAGTTCAAAAAGGTTGGtactatcaaagaagtgttttatccagaatggttggctcatacaatggtagtgaagaagaagaatgggaagtggagagtgtgcgtggacttcacagatttgaacaaagcttgtcctaaagattcattcccaatgcctcgtattGATCAGTTGCTAGTtgctactgttgggcatcctcggatgagttttctggatGCTTTTTCAGGGTTACTACCAAATACCCTTGGCTTTGATGATCAGGAGAAAGTAGCCTCTGTCACTCCTACatggaactatcattataaggtgatgccttttggtttgaagaatgcaggggctacctatcaatggataatgaccaggatgtttgagcaGCAAttgggaaagactattgaagtatatgtggatgacttggtggtgaaaagtaaatCGATTTCTGTGCATGTAGCAAACTTGAATGATACTTTTCAGATGCTACGAAGGGACAAAttgcgccttaatgcttctaagtgCTCGTTTGGTATAtgatctggaaagttcctaggttatatggtaacacacaggggaattgaagttaacccTGCGCAGGTCACGGCAATTAATAGCTTACAGCtccctcggaatcctaaagaagttcagaGGTTGATAAGGATGACTGCTGCCCTTAACCAATTTATTTCTCAGTCTACAGATaggtgtaggcctttcttccagttgctgAATAAGTAGAAGGGGTTCGAATGGACTGAAGAGTGTACTctagcttttcaacaacttaaggagTATCTTTCATGACCACCCATTATGTTTCGGttagaaattgatgaagttctatTCACATATATTGCTATGGTTGATCATGCTGTTAGTTTGATTTTGATACGGGTTGATAATAACATACAGATGCCAGTTTATTATATGAGTAAATCTTTACATGAGGCCGAGGTACATTACTTGCCACTGGAGAAGGCGATCCTAACAGTGGTGTACGCTACACATAAGCTTCCCCACTATTTTCAATCTCTTACAGTTGTTGTTTTAACTCAACTTCTTCCTAAGTCTATACTTCGAAGTGCTGACTACATGGGAAGGATTGCTAAATGGGGCACCATCTTGGaggctttcgatatcaagtatatgcctcgcacctctatgaAGGGTCAAATCCTTGCTGATCAAGTCGCGAAATTTGCCAAACCCTCAATAGAAGAAAATGTCAAAAAGttggacatggatgaaaaatcagttggcgtgATCACGTGCAAGGAACGTTTGATATGGAAGGTGTATATTGATGGAGCGgaaaatcaaagaggatctggtaTGGGACTAGTCTTAGTGTCCCCTGAGGGacttacttttgagaaatccttgagacTAGGATTCTCGGCCATTAACAATGAAGCAGAATATGAAGCTCTATTGGTGGGGAtggatatggttcagaaaatgggtgGAAAAACAGTGCAAATATTCTCAGATTCACAGTTAGTCATGggccaagtggaagggaaactaGAGGCTAGAGATCCGAGGATGCAAGAGTAtttaacccaggtcaggtaatTATGATCTAAGTTTGAATCTTTTACCTTATTGCATATTTCGAGGAGTATGAACACTCATGCTGACTCACTGGCCACCCTTGCAACATCCTCGGCACAAGACCTCCCACGAGTCATCCTTATTGAAGATCTATGTAAACAAACTGGAATGAATAATGACACCatccaaattcattaaattagggtggggcctagttggatggatcctatagtgtcattccttaaaaatgatattttgcTCGAGGAGAGGTCCGAGGCAGACAACATATGTAGAAAAGCACCTCGATTTTGgttatccgaggatcagaaattatACAAATGCTCTTTTTCAAGAccatatttgttgtgtgtacaccttGAAGCgacggagctacttttggaagagttgcatgaagggatctgtggaagtcacacagggggaAAGTTTGTATCTCATAGAGCTCTTacacaagggtattggtggcccaatatgcagagaaaAGCACAGGATTATGCAAAAAAGTGTGATCAGAGTCAGAGGTacgctcccaacattcatcaactAAGGGGTGTCCTTAACCCTCTGTCTAGTCCTTAGCTATTTGCTCAATGAGGCTTGGACATTGTGGGGCTTTCCCAAAGGCAGCCGAGAATAGGAAGTGGCTGCTTGTTGGAATGGATTATTTCACTAATGGGTCAAAGCAGAGTCATTGTCAAACATCAGGGATGTGGATGcgaagaagtttgtctggaaaaatattgtcaccaggtttggaatccctcatactcttatttcagataacagtctgcaatttgatagtaaggtcTTTAGAAGGTATTGTTGTGATCTAgacatcacgaatagatatttcACTCCAGCTTATCCACAAGGGAATGGGCATACCGAAGCAGTAAACAAAATtatagtcaatgggctcaagaaaaggctaGATGATGCTAAAGGGAGATGGGTGGAATAATTGCCgcatgttttgtggacgtatcatACTACACCTCgaagatccactagagaaacaccattttctatgacttatggagttGAGGCTGTAATCCCTTTGGAAATTGGATTTCCGACACTAAGAACGAGCTCCTTTATTCCCAGCAGTAATGACAACTTACTGGAAAAAAGCCTAGACCTAGTGGAGGAAAGGCAAGAGAATGATATGGTTCAACTAGCGTCTTATCAGCAAAAACACAAACAGGGATACGATTCCcatgtgaagttaaggccaTTAGCCCCTAGTAATTTGGTATTAAGGAAGGTCTTAGGTACTGCCAAAAACCTAGCATGGGAAAAattgggacctaactgggaatGACCTTATCGTATCACTTCAGTAGTTGGTATAAGGACATACTATCTTGTAGACTTAAATGAAAAAGCTGTAcaacgtccttggaatgtaaataacctacgaaagtgctattattaatgaaaggcacttCTGCCATCTTAGTTTTGTTATCATTGTGTTGCGTTGATTATTagttttctaagtatcaaacaaaaacttggtcatgtctggctcctcggaccacatgccttgtagaaattgatatttttattaagtgttgaacggaaccttagttacgtctggtccagtccttggatcatctactttgggaaaattaacacttcagttcacttttgtaaatatcaaatagaaactcgGTTATGtgtggctcctcggaccacataccttgtagaaattgatatctttattaGGTGTTAAACAGTACCTTAGTTACGCCTGCTATTTGGATCatctattttggggaaattaacatttcagctcatttttctaaatatcaaacaactcggttatgtctggctcctcggaccacataccttgtagaaattgatatctttattaGGTGTTAAACAGTACCTTAGTTACACCTAGTCCTctgatcatctactttggggaaattaacacttctgctcattttttctaaatatcaaatagaaactcgGTTATGtctagctcctcggaccacataccttgtagaaattgatatctttattaGGTATTAAACGGAactttagttatgcctggtcctcggatcatctactttggagaaattaacacttcagctcatttttctaaatatcaaatagaaacttggttatgtctggctcctcggaccacatatcttgtagaaattgatatatttattaagtgctaaacagaaccttagttgtATCTGGTCTTTAGACCaactactttgggaaaattaacaattcTGTCCATCTTTCCAAGGACTAAGTATTAGTTTAGATACAAATTATTGCATTTACGTTTGGCACGTTCACGTTtcaactcctttttttttcttgcgcAGCTTTTCAGCTTTTAAGGgacaaaggctactgttcatgcaatgtgcatgaacagtagccgcaatAGTGGACTTTTCAGCCCCTTTTCAGTGCATAAGTGGGTCCTGTGCACTATTCACAGGACCCACAAACTTTACTttttagccaattttttttattaaaaataggtcccacagcactattcacacatttaaaaattattttgctacagtgttttcaatttttagttttcagcaataagttctatccaaacggaccctaaataaAGTTTTGGCTATATTTAgctctcggaccacatactttggtaAGATTGATGATTTACTTTGTGCTTGAATTTTACATAAGGTCTTGTTTCAACCCACATTCCTCTCGTTTTGGgttcatgtatatttttatgtacCTTAACTACTTGCTATTGCACGATAAACAGTATAATTCCAACATACAAATTATTTATGGAAGGCATAAGTCCATAAGATAAAATTATCTCCGTAACAGATTGTTGCTATTACCTAATGCATTATTGTGACTTACAATGTTCATTTGTGCACCAAGTTATTCATATTACATatacaaattatattaaaataaagggtAGAACATTGCCAGTAAGTGAAATCAGTAAgaaattaaaactcaaaattgaaCTTGTCATTGCAAGTGTATGTGGTTACATTGGAAATAAAATCACAGGACAAAAGGTAACAGTGAACTTATAGAAACAAAATTATCTTGAAGTTAGAACAAAAAGTGGAGAAAGAGTCCTAGGTTGTTATGTCTTGGTTTTCACTGGAGGGTTTTCTGTGGACTTTACTTCAGCTGCCTTTGTTTTGTCCTCCTCCCCTTTTTGCTTAGGCCCAGTCTCTTGGGATTTGGGGGCCACTTCTTTGATGATGAGGGGAGCGTTTGAAGGCTTGATTTCGAATGAGGTCATAATTTACTTTCCTTTGTCTTTCGCCCTAAGTGAAGGATCAACCTGGTCAGCCTTCTTGTTCAGACCTTTATCAGCCTCCTCACCCTGGGCTGCAACTTGATCAGAGCCTGTAGATGCTTTAGTGGGTGAAAGTGAGCCCTAGACAGTTGAGGGTTAGGTAGGAGGCGCTGACTCAGAGGTAGTTGGAGGAGGAGGCAGGGCTTCAAACACATAGATGTCTGGGGTAGTCCACATGTTTTTGGCTTTTCTCCATTCTGAGGTAGCAGGGACCCCAACAATATTAAGGGCTTCTGCCCATACCTGTTGACAATATTCCCTGCACACTTCAACAAGCTCTTCGGCCAGCCAATCTCAGTCTCTTCAACCCCCTTATTGTAGGAAGCTAGTGAAACAGCATCCATAGTCTCCTTTATAGTGCGGGCTGCTTCTTAGGCCTGAGGTAGCTCACCCTTCAAGCGTAGAATATCTTTTTAGGTAGTGGCTAGCTCTTGTCCTTTGTTAAGAAGCTGTTTGCGCTGCTCCTCCTCCTGCGTCTCGGCTGTTTTAAGCCCAGCCTTAACACTCCTCCTTAACTACCCCTCTACTATCAGCTTGTCAGTCTTCTTTCTTCTCCTGCTCGGCTCGGCCCAGAGCTCGTTCAGTCTCAATCCTAACCTTGATCTCGGCATTAGTCTTATTCCGAGCATCTTCTGCCCATTTCTTGGCCACAAACACCTCCTAGATAGCCTGTGAGGAGGTGGTGAACAAATACATTGTGATGGGAATAATAGGAAAGTACATatgaaaaagtttatataaaaaggacaataaaaataacaaaattgagaTAATTGAGTAACATATACCAAAGCCAAATCCCTTTTTAGGTAAAGGAAGAGTTGTGGTTGCATCATGTTCTCtagggcttccatgtcctttggTAAAAGGAGGGGCTGTTCCAAGGCTTCAGCCAGGTAGTGAGCGTGCCCTTTTTGGAATCCTCTTATAGAAGAGTGGCGGGGAATGGGAGCCCCATCCAACTCCAATGAGGGTGACTAATGGGATTGAGCTTGGCGCACCTCAGCCAATTCATGGCTATCCCTACTCTCCACGAAGGAGGCTCGGACTTGGCcttttcccacttttttttgCTTCTGCTTCTTCTACAGGGCCAACTCCTCTTCTTCAACCTCAttcactcttttctttttaaggttGGGTGCCAAAAGAAGAGGGCCTAGAGGAGGGAGAGGGGGTGGGAGGTTGGTAGAAGGCTAAGATACCATGGTGCCCTTCACAACGGCTTGTTTATTCCTTCTGCCGAGAAGATCCTTCAATCTTATCCCTGGTTTTTGagacatttcttcttcttcctcctcgtcacTGCTATCAACCCGCACAACTATGAAACCCTGAATACCCGAGCCCTCAGCAGATTCATTTTCTTTGTTCGAGAGGTTGACAACCAGGCCCTTTGAAGGTTTCTCTTCTTCCTTAAGTCAGAATTAGTCTATTTCCTCCTCAAGGGATAGGCGAAGGGATGTGGACTCTTCTCGGACGACTTTTGCCTTGAGTCGTGCCGAAAAAGGGATTGCTTTTATTGGGCGATCATATAGGATGACAGAGGGGTCGTCCAGTAAATCGTGGGGAGCAAGGAAATTCGGTTTCGAGTCATCTATCCTTCTACGTCTCCGGTCACCCGCGATGATCGCGTTGCCGATATCTTGGAACGTGTTCGATAACAATTCGTACCCCAAGATGAGATGGGCTGCCCTCACTTGCAGGTCTTTACTCACGAATACCTCGGATCTCAGAACTCTATTGAGTTACGCGATGCTGGATAGGCTTAGACGGGGCAACACGTGCTGTTTGTCTGAAAAATGTCCGAGGAACCAAACATGGTTAGACCAACAATAAgtgtcaaaaaaaagaaaaaaaaagaaaaaaaatagaggaaaataaaatacaatatcgATATAAATGATAAAGTTAGAAGGAATAAACCCCAGGCCAGGGGAGGAATCACACCTGATTTTCCCTCTTCGACTAGACAATGGGGACCGTTGTACCACTCCCTAGAGGCGATTAaatagtcgtccttcatgcctttgttagatttgggaagGCACGATAGAAGTCTAACGATGCTAGACCTAGACTTGAGGTAGTACCCTACACCCTTAAGTTTATGACACTCATACATATAAGCAACATCATGCCATGTGAGACTTAAACCCATTGCTCATTGAGAGCATGACacaacctaaaattctaaacatgttAGGTGTACACTGGTCTGGGCATAATCTATGGTTACGTAAGTATTCACTGGTTACATTCCTCATGGAAagtgtcatcccaccctctaaaAAGGCGATTATGGGAATGACAACTTCCCTTTCTTTCCTATCGTCAGCTATAGCTTTTGGGGGGCAATATCTTAAACCCACTTCTTGAGGGATGCGGTATTTGGCTCAGAAACCCTATATACCGGCGTTGGTATCTACTAGACATTTGAATCTATCCATTTGGTTGGaataaaaatggaaatttaGAAAGGGAAAGGATACAATTAGTGGTCGAGGACTAtggccgaggagaaaaagaatttaaaaaggGGAAACTTACGGGAAATGAGTAGACAATTCTTCGCGAGCTTCTTGTGAAGAGAGACAAGGAAGGAGACTCaggatttgattgatttctgaagtaATGAATTGAGTTGCGACTTTCTAAGCGTTTTGATATATGGGAGGTGGCATTGAATGGGAGTTATCTCGctcaaattttgaagaaaaacccGAACCGTTGGATATACATCTCACCATTGGACATGGAAGACAGGGCGTTACTGAGAGCAATTAATAGGGGCAGTATGAATTTCGAGGCATTGGGAGCAATTTCAAAAGGAGTAGGATGACATTCTCACGTGTAATGGTTGGAGAGGCGTGTGAAGG
Coding sequences within:
- the LOC142611975 gene encoding uncharacterized protein LOC142611975 — encoded protein: MADVEEPTCEELEKVLIDDDPKKFFQAPGVDPNFICRHLNVNAAVVLRKQPPRHLSKEHAEAIKEEVLKFKKLLVATVGHPRMSFLDAFSGLLPNTLGFDDQEKVASVTPTWNYHYKMPVYYMSKSLHEAEVHYLPLEKAILTVVYATHKLPHYFQSLTVVVLTQLLPKSILRSADYMGRIAKWGTILEAFDIKYMPRTSMKGQILADQVAKFAKPSIEENVKKLDMDEKSVGVITCKERLIWKVYIDGAENQRGSGMGLVLVSPEGLTFEKSLRLGFSAINNEAEYEALLVGMDMVQKMGGKTVQIFSDSQLVMGQVEGKLEARDPRMQEYLTQVR